One genomic region from Anabaena sp. PCC 7108 encodes:
- the trmB gene encoding tRNA (guanosine(46)-N7)-methyltransferase TrmB, which translates to MAVVRVRQHVNPLANKYKIPANTPEWKKVYAQPNLPLHLDIGCARGRFLLQMAQLEPNWNFLGLEIREPLVVDANRLCSELDLTNLHYLFCNVNNSLVPILSSLGTETLQRVTIQFPDPWFKNRHAKRRVVQPELVTELADYLAVGGVVFVQSDQKFIAVEMCDRFSEHPAFEKMGTEEWLAENPLPVSTEREIGTINKGEPVYRALFVKR; encoded by the coding sequence TTGGCAGTTGTCCGAGTTCGTCAACACGTTAACCCACTTGCTAACAAGTATAAAATACCCGCCAACACTCCAGAATGGAAAAAAGTTTATGCACAGCCAAATCTACCCCTGCACTTAGATATTGGTTGTGCTAGGGGCAGGTTTTTACTACAGATGGCACAACTGGAACCAAACTGGAATTTTTTAGGTTTGGAAATTCGGGAACCTTTGGTTGTAGATGCGAATAGGTTATGTTCTGAGTTGGATTTAACAAATTTGCATTATTTATTTTGCAATGTTAATAACTCGTTAGTACCTATTTTATCTTCTTTAGGAACGGAAACTTTACAGCGTGTTACAATTCAATTTCCTGATCCTTGGTTCAAAAACCGCCACGCTAAAAGGCGTGTAGTGCAACCAGAGTTAGTGACAGAATTAGCCGATTATTTGGCGGTTGGTGGGGTTGTATTTGTACAATCTGATCAAAAATTCATTGCTGTGGAAATGTGCGATCGCTTTTCTGAACACCCAGCATTTGAGAAAATGGGTACAGAGGAATGGTTAGCAGAGAATCCTCTCCCAGTTTCCACAGAACGGGAAATAGGCACTATTAACAAGGGTGAACCAGTTTATCGAGCTTTGTTTGTGAAGCGGTGA
- a CDS encoding element excision factor XisH family protein, which yields MPAKDIYHNEVKNALIKDR from the coding sequence ATGCCAGCCAAAGATATCTACCATAACGAAGTCAAAAACGCATTGATAAAAGACCGTTAG
- a CDS encoding response regulator encodes MSAETEETHKIIFLVEDNKADIRLIQEALKTSTLPHQVVTVRDGIDAMAYLRQEGEYADAPRPDLILLDLNLPRKDGREVLAEIKSDPKLKRIPVVVLTTSKNEDDIYHSYDLHVNCYITKSRNLSQLFQIVKGIEEFWFATATLPSD; translated from the coding sequence GTGAGCGCAGAAACGGAAGAAACACACAAAATAATCTTTTTAGTTGAGGATAATAAAGCCGACATCCGTCTGATTCAAGAAGCATTAAAAACTAGTACATTACCCCATCAGGTAGTGACAGTTAGAGATGGCATAGACGCTATGGCTTATCTCCGTCAAGAAGGCGAATATGCAGATGCACCACGCCCCGACCTGATCTTACTAGATTTGAACTTACCCAGAAAAGATGGACGAGAGGTACTAGCGGAAATTAAATCAGACCCCAAACTCAAACGTATTCCTGTGGTAGTGTTAACAACTTCCAAAAACGAAGATGACATCTACCACAGCTACGACTTACACGTAAACTGCTACATCACCAAATCTCGTAACCTCAGCCAACTATTTCAAATCGTTAAAGGGATTGAGGAATTTTGGTTTGCTACCGCTACGTTACCATCAGATTAA
- a CDS encoding metallophosphoesterase — MNNINFRFAIVSDLHIGLSHTIWDHPSRFHLVEVSIPAFESVLEHLIQLDLDFILIPGDLTQHGEPENHAWLQTKLSQLPFPVYVVPGNHDVPVLMANEQSIAFADFPHYYRKFGYENPDQPYYNCPLLPGVRLIGLNSNSFDDQGQQIGRLDDTQLKWLESELAAIKDELVLVMVHHNVVEHLPNQSNHPMANRYMLENAPELLDLLRKHEVRLVFTGHLHVQDVACADGVYDITTGSLVSYPHPYRVLEFQRDHLGREWLQIVSHRVESVPDFPNLQQSSREWMGDRSFPFLIKLLTLPPLNLPLAQAKELAPDLRDFWATIADGDGVLDYPEFPLEVRRYIQKYGAVTHTGHPTAIDNNSRLLIGDW; from the coding sequence ATGAATAATATCAATTTTCGTTTTGCCATAGTTAGTGACTTACACATTGGGCTTTCCCATACAATTTGGGATCATCCTAGCCGCTTTCATCTTGTTGAAGTCAGTATTCCAGCTTTTGAAAGTGTACTCGAACATTTAATCCAACTCGATTTAGATTTTATCTTAATTCCTGGAGACTTAACCCAACACGGTGAACCAGAGAACCACGCTTGGTTGCAAACTAAGTTATCTCAACTTCCCTTTCCTGTCTATGTTGTTCCTGGTAATCATGACGTACCCGTGTTAATGGCAAATGAGCAATCAATTGCTTTCGCTGATTTTCCTCACTATTACCGCAAGTTTGGCTATGAAAACCCAGACCAACCTTACTACAATTGTCCATTATTGCCAGGAGTGCGGCTGATAGGTCTAAACTCTAACTCATTCGATGACCAGGGTCAGCAGATTGGGCGTTTGGATGATACACAACTCAAATGGCTAGAATCAGAACTGGCAGCGATTAAGGATGAATTGGTTTTGGTAATGGTACATCACAATGTGGTTGAACATTTGCCTAATCAATCAAACCACCCCATGGCAAATCGCTATATGTTAGAAAATGCCCCAGAATTACTGGATTTATTACGTAAACATGAAGTCAGATTGGTCTTTACAGGGCATTTGCACGTTCAGGATGTAGCTTGTGCAGACGGAGTATATGATATTACCACTGGTTCCTTAGTCAGCTATCCTCATCCTTATCGTGTTCTAGAGTTTCAACGAGATCATCTCGGTAGGGAATGGTTACAAATTGTATCTCATCGCGTGGAATCAGTTCCAGATTTTCCCAACTTACAGCAGTCATCAAGAGAATGGATGGGCGATCGCTCTTTCCCCTTCCTGATCAAGTTATTAACTTTACCTCCCTTAAACCTACCATTAGCACAAGCAAAAGAACTAGCCCCCGATTTACGAGACTTTTGGGCAACTATTGCTGATGGAGATGGAGTCTTAGACTATCCAGAATTTCCTCTAGAAGTGCGTCGCTACATTCAAAAATATGGTGCAGTTACTCATACTGGTCATCCTACCGCTATTGATAATAACAGTAGATTGTTAATTGGTGATTGGTAA
- a CDS encoding hybrid sensor histidine kinase/response regulator, whose protein sequence is MAASYSVKILLIEDNLAEARLLQEFLKQAQTKEFSLVHVQRLRDAFSELSQQTYDVILLDLTLPDSQGLSSLPLLISHAPRTPIVVLTNTNDEELAIEAVREGAQDYLVKRQVNPDALVRSVRYAIERKQVLEQLRTVNQALETRVEERTAELVKAKEINQFKSEFVSMLSHDIRNPLNTILLAAGLLQNSDEKLTKEKKVNHLRMIRSAIKNMAQLLDEVSFIGKADSGKLHSQLSRLDLEAFCHQILEEVHLTALEKHVIINFTSFGDFEETLWDESLLRHILENLLSNAIKYSHSDSKIKFEVISQDKIVTFRVQDSGIGISKQDQQRLFQPFNRGENVGSISGTGMGLAIVKKCVEAHGGEILVDSQVGLGTTFTVTLPLIKQQQVTGDR, encoded by the coding sequence ATGGCTGCGAGCTACTCAGTAAAAATCTTGTTGATTGAGGACAACTTGGCAGAAGCTAGGTTGTTACAAGAGTTTCTCAAGCAAGCCCAAACCAAAGAGTTTAGTTTAGTTCATGTGCAAAGATTACGAGACGCATTTTCTGAACTAAGTCAACAGACCTATGATGTAATTTTGTTAGATTTAACCTTACCGGATAGTCAAGGATTATCATCTTTACCACTGTTGATAAGTCACGCTCCTAGGACACCAATTGTTGTTCTCACCAACACCAACGATGAAGAACTAGCAATTGAAGCTGTGCGAGAGGGAGCGCAAGATTATTTAGTAAAAAGGCAAGTCAATCCAGATGCATTAGTGCGTTCAGTCCGATATGCAATTGAAAGAAAACAAGTTTTAGAGCAATTACGAACTGTCAATCAAGCATTAGAAACTAGGGTTGAAGAAAGAACTGCTGAATTGGTAAAAGCCAAAGAAATAAATCAGTTTAAATCTGAATTTGTCTCCATGCTTTCTCATGATATTCGTAATCCGTTAAATACGATTCTCTTGGCGGCTGGATTGCTACAAAACAGTGATGAAAAATTAACTAAAGAGAAAAAAGTTAATCATTTGCGGATGATTCGCTCTGCCATCAAAAATATGGCACAGTTATTAGATGAAGTTTCTTTCATCGGTAAAGCTGATTCTGGTAAATTACACAGTCAACTCAGCCGCCTAGATTTAGAAGCTTTTTGTCACCAAATTCTAGAAGAAGTGCATTTGACGGCGCTAGAAAAACACGTAATTATAAATTTCACAAGTTTTGGAGACTTTGAAGAAACACTTTGGGATGAAAGTTTGTTACGGCATATTTTAGAAAATTTGCTCAGTAATGCAATTAAGTATTCTCACTCTGATAGCAAAATCAAATTTGAAGTAATTAGTCAAGATAAAATAGTTACTTTCCGGGTTCAAGATTCAGGAATTGGCATTTCTAAACAGGATCAACAACGGCTATTTCAACCATTTAATCGGGGAGAAAATGTCGGCAGTATTTCTGGAACAGGTATGGGTTTAGCAATTGTGAAAAAGTGTGTTGAGGCTCATGGTGGTGAGATTTTAGTTGATAGTCAAGTTGGTTTAGGAACAACATTTACCGTAACTTTACCATTGATTAAACAGCAGCAGGTGACAGGTGACAGGTGA